The following are encoded together in the Daucus carota subsp. sativus chromosome 5, DH1 v3.0, whole genome shotgun sequence genome:
- the LOC108220022 gene encoding trihelix transcription factor ASIL2, translating to MTTSHRSFHRPLPSWSALSASRRSFTGNSQLPITAGDTDENPISPPTRMEKLDPTREIIWSNEATKTLIETWGDKYKELNRGSLKQTHWQQVTDAVNLRHAGEFSCTDAQVKNRIDTVKKKYKKEKIRVLESAGNYVPKWPFFDFLDFLIGSAAPAPEDGQPICRRGRKMSFPATFEIPVGRRSKRLAPEIVMGAGNGDARKRKFDAMAELASKIVAEEEEDGGEGEIRKVAEAIEKFGERYERVEREKMDRMIELEKHKMKLAIDLNVQIMNYVSELRMKVDGNEQVGAVDDDKESKL from the coding sequence atgacAACTTCCCATCGATCTTTTCACCGTCCTCTTCCTTCATGGTCTGCCCTTTCGGCTTCCCGACGCTCTTTCACCGGAAATAGCCAGCTTCCGATCACGGCCGGCGACACAGACGAGAACCCCATTTCTCCTCCGACACGGATGGAGAAGTTGGATCCGACCCGGGAGATTATATGGTCCAATGAAGCTACTAAAACGCTTATAGAGACATGGGGTGATAAGTACAAGGAGCTTAATCGCGGCAGCTTGAAGCAGACTCACTGGCAACAAGTCACCGACGCTGTCAATCTCCGGCACGCAGGCGAGTTTTCGTGTACGGACGCTCAGGTGAAGAATCGGATTGATACGGTGAAGAAGAAGTATAAGAAGGAGAAAATCAGGGTTCTCGAGTCAGCCGGAAATTATGTGCCCAAGTGGCCGTTTTTTGATTTTCTCGATTTTTTGATCGGAAGTGCGGCTCCGGCGCCGGAGGATGGGCAACCCATTTGCCGGCGAGGGAGGAAAATGAGTTTTCCGGCGACTTTTGAAATTCCGGTGGGTCGCCGTAGTAAGCGGCTGGCGCCGGAAATTGTGATGGGGGCTGGTAATGGGGATGCGCGGAAGAGAAAGTTTGATGCAATGGCGGAGTTGGCATCGAAGATTGTGGCGGAGGAAGAGGAGGATGGCGGGGAAGGGGAGATTAGGAAGGTAGCGGAGGCCATTGAGAAGTTTGGGGAGAGGTATGAGAGGGTGGAGAGGGAGAAGATGGATCGCATGATTGAGTTGGAGAAGCATAAGATGAAGTTAGCTATTGATTTGAATGTGCAGATTATGAATTATGTTTCGGAACTGAGGATGAAGGTTGATGGGAATGAGCAAGTTGGAGCTGTTGATGATGATAAAG